In one Neobacillus sp. CF12 genomic region, the following are encoded:
- a CDS encoding Ger(x)C family spore germination protein → MRKLVTLLFTLMLIPGCSNYMELNELGLIIAMGIDVSQEIENGYRVTFQVINPSQLSPTGTPTGIPVSNYTVEGETLVDVYRRASTIIPRNNDVSHLSLVIISEELARKGTNLVFDAFERGKQAKSTFHVFIARGTSAEKVLGVVEPLESNPTKSVISTSENNQKIYGISKITPLHEVIATLSSEGKDLLLPGIKLNKKLTSKNQTDNLNNIKPSVIEVSGLAIFKKDKLVRWYDGEIARNAHLILSEIETTSFPIPCDKKTMTLISKRSKGSIKTLLKPIPTLQVNIAINTEISEMNCTKDLTDKKVLTEIETELEKEIRRQVQRTIEISQSTGTDVFGFGSTLSKENPGYWKKHKKEWKTIFSKAKVEVNVKGSINDSGLVTDPYEPK, encoded by the coding sequence ATGAGAAAACTCGTTACTTTGCTCTTCACCCTCATGTTAATCCCTGGCTGTTCCAATTATATGGAGTTAAATGAATTAGGTCTTATCATTGCCATGGGAATAGATGTCTCTCAGGAAATTGAAAATGGATATCGGGTTACGTTCCAAGTGATAAACCCAAGCCAATTATCTCCCACAGGGACTCCTACCGGGATACCAGTGTCTAACTATACTGTAGAAGGAGAGACTTTAGTAGATGTCTACCGAAGAGCATCTACTATTATTCCGAGAAATAACGACGTTTCACATCTATCACTGGTCATCATTAGTGAAGAGCTGGCACGAAAAGGAACAAATTTAGTATTTGACGCGTTTGAGCGAGGGAAACAAGCAAAATCTACTTTTCACGTTTTTATTGCAAGAGGAACTTCAGCCGAAAAGGTCCTCGGGGTGGTTGAACCGCTTGAATCAAATCCAACAAAAAGTGTTATAAGTACCAGTGAAAACAATCAAAAAATTTACGGTATTTCAAAAATTACGCCCTTACATGAAGTCATTGCTACTCTTTCAAGTGAAGGAAAAGACCTGCTATTACCAGGAATTAAACTAAATAAAAAACTAACATCCAAAAACCAAACTGACAATTTAAATAATATAAAGCCATCTGTTATTGAAGTTAGTGGTTTAGCGATATTTAAGAAAGATAAATTGGTACGCTGGTATGATGGAGAAATAGCCCGAAATGCCCATTTAATTTTATCAGAAATAGAAACTACATCATTTCCTATACCCTGTGACAAAAAGACTATGACACTTATTAGTAAAAGAAGTAAAGGCTCAATTAAAACCCTTTTAAAACCTATTCCCACTTTACAAGTCAACATAGCAATAAACACTGAAATATCTGAAATGAATTGTACTAAAGATCTAACTGATAAAAAAGTGTTAACAGAAATTGAGACGGAGTTAGAAAAAGAAATAAGAAGACAAGTACAGCGAACCATTGAAATCTCACAGAGTACAGGAACTGATGTGTTTGGATTTGGATCTACACTATCAAAAGAAAATCCCGGTTATTGGAAAAAACACAAAAAAGAATGGAAAACCATTTTCAGCAAGGCAAAAGTGGAGGTTAACGTAAAAGGTTCTATAAATGATTCAGGCCTTGTAACGGATCCCTATGAACCTAAATAA
- a CDS encoding GerAB/ArcD/ProY family transporter codes for MSTVKIDGYQLFCLIVLFLFGTTIFLDIGSGAKQDAWILTLISPFTGLILFTIYYHLHKRYPTLPLTEYIRKIWGKFLGSIISYFYIIYFIYIASRVLRDIEEILINSAYYKTSITVVGICMMFTLIYTVNFGFEVFARVACICFLLIGFTLLMINIMFIVTDLIHLENLKPILADGWKPIVKALPLNVTVPYGELITLSMIFPYMNKQTKILKTGMMAVLFAGIYFTLNILLLICVLGTDVLSRSSFPALKAASFIDIAGFIQRLDSFVIILVVLLGFIKITMFFFCAVIGMNTLFKIKSSALSNYLVGVMILLSSIMIAPSYQNHLDEGLKIVPYLLHIPLQIVIPFLLLLTVLIKGKIKNMMN; via the coding sequence ATGTCTACTGTGAAAATTGATGGATATCAACTTTTCTGCTTAATCGTCCTTTTTTTGTTTGGGACCACCATTTTTTTAGATATTGGCAGCGGAGCAAAACAAGATGCTTGGATTCTTACCCTTATCTCACCTTTTACTGGATTAATTTTATTCACGATATACTATCATCTTCATAAGAGATATCCTACTCTTCCCCTAACAGAATATATAAGGAAAATTTGGGGTAAGTTCCTAGGAAGTATCATTAGTTATTTTTATATTATTTATTTTATTTATATTGCATCAAGGGTTTTACGAGATATTGAAGAAATACTGATTAATTCTGCTTATTACAAAACTTCAATCACGGTTGTTGGAATTTGTATGATGTTTACCTTAATCTACACGGTAAATTTCGGGTTTGAAGTATTTGCAAGGGTAGCATGTATTTGCTTTTTATTGATTGGTTTTACTTTATTAATGATTAATATTATGTTTATCGTAACCGATCTAATCCATCTCGAAAATCTAAAACCAATCCTTGCAGATGGATGGAAACCAATTGTTAAAGCACTACCGTTAAATGTAACCGTTCCTTATGGGGAATTAATTACACTCTCAATGATCTTCCCCTATATGAATAAACAAACAAAAATATTGAAGACAGGAATGATGGCAGTACTATTTGCAGGAATTTATTTTACCTTAAACATTCTTTTATTAATTTGTGTACTAGGAACTGACGTCTTATCAAGATCTTCATTTCCAGCACTTAAAGCAGCCAGCTTCATAGATATTGCAGGATTTATTCAACGGTTAGATTCTTTTGTCATCATTTTAGTTGTGTTATTAGGATTTATTAAAATAACCATGTTTTTCTTTTGTGCAGTCATTGGAATGAACACTCTGTTTAAAATAAAATCAAGTGCACTATCCAACTATTTGGTAGGAGTAATGATATTACTATCATCCATAATGATAGCACCTAGTTACCAAAATCACTTAGATGAAGGACTAAAAATCGTACCGTACTTGCTTCATATTCCATTACAAATAGTCATCCCTTTCTTATTACTACTCACTGTCTTAATAAAGGGGAAAATTAAAAATATGATGAATTAA
- a CDS encoding alpha-galactosidase produces MLKKIISSIVSCSILITGVFTLSIITPKEASASSYNELADRPFMGWSSWSSIRRNPTEEKIKAAADVMAAKFKSHGYEYVNLDDYYMLDWRTTVDEYGRWAVDSKKFPNGMKALGDYIHKKGLKFGHYVTLGIPKAAVDQNTPIEGTPYHAKDIVDLSKEQKKNFNYEQMYAIDYSKPGAQEYIDSWAKQFASYGVDYLKIDGVRNQDIADVEAWAKALKKTGRPIHVELSNNLDIKHIDTWKNLSNGWRTDHDVEAYGTPYLVTWKKISKRFDDAAEWQQHAGPGGWNDFDSLNVANGSKDGITNDEKRSYVSLWAIAASQFVIGNDLTKLDDYGVNLLTNDEIIGVNQSGVAGKRLYKKMDSQVFYQSLPDGSYNLALFNTGASTQHVNIKWEDLGIKGSAFVRDLWNHQDLGSMETGFTANLPTHASRMIHVVPASSLTISPKSGASEVSPTNVTFKWSAKLGAESYLVQVATDSSMRNIVFDQTVSDPSANVKELDKDTRYYWKVSSVSGGKETQIGIYSFHTEITTVPAKPSGMLATRNNKDSVSLTWNPSFGATSYTVYRKKVNGFGVSSDYTPIAENLTATNFMDKTAKRHTGSTYSYIVTANNTISESAKSFEAKTDQQSPAQVAALTVFLSLLIFSKLFTIARDRFKGSKSSIPQRKVA; encoded by the coding sequence ATGCTAAAAAAAATTATCTCGTCTATTGTTTCCTGCTCAATACTAATTACTGGTGTTTTTACACTTTCTATCATAACTCCCAAAGAAGCAAGTGCATCTTCTTACAATGAATTGGCAGATCGTCCTTTTATGGGCTGGAGCAGTTGGAGTTCAATTCGTAGAAATCCAACTGAGGAGAAAATTAAAGCCGCAGCTGATGTAATGGCGGCGAAATTCAAGTCTCACGGATATGAGTATGTCAATCTTGATGATTATTATATGTTGGATTGGAGGACTACCGTTGATGAATATGGCAGATGGGCGGTAGATTCTAAAAAATTCCCAAATGGGATGAAAGCACTTGGGGACTATATCCATAAAAAAGGCTTGAAGTTCGGCCACTATGTTACCCTTGGTATTCCAAAAGCCGCTGTGGATCAAAATACACCGATTGAAGGGACACCGTATCATGCAAAAGATATCGTGGACCTAAGTAAAGAACAAAAGAAAAATTTTAATTATGAACAAATGTATGCCATTGATTATTCAAAGCCCGGGGCACAAGAGTATATTGATTCTTGGGCAAAGCAGTTTGCTTCCTATGGGGTAGATTACCTTAAAATTGACGGTGTTCGAAATCAGGATATTGCAGATGTTGAAGCATGGGCAAAGGCACTAAAGAAAACTGGTAGACCAATCCATGTGGAGTTGTCCAATAACCTCGATATCAAACACATTGATACCTGGAAAAACTTATCCAATGGATGGCGGACCGATCACGATGTAGAAGCCTATGGGACTCCTTACCTTGTCACTTGGAAAAAGATATCGAAAAGATTTGATGACGCAGCAGAGTGGCAGCAACATGCAGGACCAGGCGGCTGGAATGACTTTGATTCACTAAATGTCGCAAACGGAAGTAAGGATGGTATTACCAATGATGAAAAACGTTCTTACGTATCACTTTGGGCGATTGCCGCATCCCAGTTTGTAATTGGAAATGACCTGACTAAGCTGGATGATTACGGGGTTAATCTCTTAACAAATGACGAGATCATTGGAGTAAATCAAAGTGGTGTGGCAGGAAAACGGTTATACAAAAAAATGGACTCTCAAGTATTCTATCAATCTCTTCCAGACGGTTCGTACAATCTAGCACTCTTTAATACCGGCGCTTCTACACAACATGTAAACATCAAATGGGAAGACCTAGGGATTAAAGGCTCAGCTTTCGTGCGTGATTTGTGGAACCATCAAGATTTAGGAAGCATGGAAACAGGTTTTACAGCAAATCTTCCTACGCATGCTTCTCGTATGATTCATGTCGTACCGGCTTCGTCCCTTACTATTTCGCCGAAAAGCGGTGCAAGTGAGGTTAGTCCTACCAATGTGACGTTCAAATGGAGCGCCAAATTAGGTGCGGAAAGTTACCTTGTGCAGGTGGCAACAGATTCAAGCATGAGAAATATTGTCTTTGATCAAACTGTATCTGACCCATCTGCAAATGTAAAGGAACTTGATAAGGATACGCGTTACTACTGGAAAGTATCATCTGTTTCAGGTGGCAAGGAAACTCAGATCGGTATCTATTCCTTTCATACGGAAATAACAACTGTTCCGGCCAAACCAAGTGGAATGCTGGCAACCAGAAATAATAAAGATTCAGTATCACTTACCTGGAATCCGTCATTTGGTGCAACCTCCTATACAGTCTACCGCAAGAAGGTTAATGGTTTTGGAGTAAGCAGCGATTATACGCCTATCGCAGAAAATCTAACGGCGACAAACTTTATGGATAAAACTGCTAAACGCCACACTGGCAGCACATATTCGTATATCGTCACGGCAAACAACACAATTAGTGAAAGTGCAAAGTCCTTTGAGGCTAAAACGGACCAACAATCCCCTGCTCAGGTGGCAGCACTGACAGTATTTTTATCACTATTAATCTTTTCAAAACTCTTTACTATTGCTAGAGATAGATTTAAAGGTTCAAAATCTAGTATACCGCAAAGGAAAGTTGCTTAA
- a CDS encoding TetR/AcrR family transcriptional regulator, with product MSKVDRRIAKSQEAIKKAVIELMSEKNFDDITIQEISDRANVSRGTIYLHYLDKYDLLDKLIAEHIEELRAICESSSELEFIDANLPWFEYLESHYLFFSTMLASKGAPSFRSQFLDFLIEEFKAEVDVSKGKNQGLNEDIILQFIVTSYVGIVEWWFKNGMPYPPRVMAEQVGILLERNL from the coding sequence ATGTCTAAGGTGGATAGAAGAATAGCCAAAAGCCAAGAAGCCATTAAAAAAGCAGTTATTGAATTGATGTCCGAAAAAAATTTTGATGACATTACGATTCAAGAAATTTCCGACAGAGCAAATGTTAGCCGAGGTACTATCTATCTTCATTATTTGGATAAGTATGATTTACTGGATAAACTCATTGCAGAACATATAGAAGAACTACGGGCTATATGTGAATCGTCATCTGAATTGGAATTTATCGATGCCAATCTCCCTTGGTTTGAATACCTTGAAAGTCATTATTTATTCTTTTCCACGATGTTGGCGAGTAAAGGAGCCCCTTCATTTCGTAGTCAGTTCCTTGATTTTCTCATTGAAGAATTCAAAGCTGAAGTGGATGTATCTAAAGGAAAAAATCAAGGATTAAACGAAGATATTATTCTTCAATTTATAGTGACCTCTTACGTAGGGATAGTAGAATGGTGGTTCAAGAATGGAATGCCTTATCCACCTCGTGTCATGGCAGAACAAGTAGGGATTTTGTTAGAGAGGAATTTATGA
- a CDS encoding aldo/keto reductase, which translates to MEYTKLGNTGLDVSRLCLGCMGFGIAERWIHPWVIDEESSRPIIKKALELGINFFDTANVYAAGTSEEIVGRALKDFANRDEIVLATKVYFPMHEGPNGNGLSRKHIMTEIDKSLKRLGTDYVDLYQIHRWDYNTPIEETMEALHDVVKAGKARYIGASAMLAWQFLKANHVAEKHGWTRFVSMQNHLNLLYREEEREMLPLCKEEKIGVIPYSPLASGRLTRDWSETTLRAETDQVQRSKYDATAETDRLIAKQVATIAEKHGVPRAQIALAWLLQKEPVAAPIIGATKISHLEDAVPALSIKLTNEEIASLEEPYVPHTVVGPLV; encoded by the coding sequence ATGGAATATACAAAACTTGGAAATACCGGATTGGATGTATCTCGGCTTTGCTTAGGCTGTATGGGTTTTGGTATAGCAGAGAGATGGATCCATCCATGGGTAATTGATGAAGAAAGCAGCCGTCCCATTATTAAAAAAGCCCTTGAGTTAGGAATTAATTTTTTTGACACAGCGAATGTGTATGCAGCCGGAACAAGCGAAGAAATTGTTGGGAGAGCTCTAAAGGATTTTGCCAATCGGGATGAAATTGTCCTTGCAACGAAGGTTTATTTTCCGATGCATGAAGGTCCAAATGGTAATGGTCTTTCGCGAAAGCATATTATGACTGAAATTGATAAAAGTCTTAAACGACTAGGAACAGATTATGTTGATCTGTACCAAATTCACCGCTGGGATTATAACACTCCTATCGAAGAGACAATGGAAGCATTGCATGATGTCGTGAAGGCAGGTAAGGCAAGATACATTGGTGCTTCTGCCATGTTGGCATGGCAGTTCCTAAAAGCGAACCATGTCGCTGAAAAACATGGTTGGACCCGGTTTGTATCGATGCAAAATCATTTAAACCTTTTGTATCGTGAAGAGGAACGTGAAATGCTGCCGTTATGTAAGGAAGAAAAAATTGGTGTGATTCCGTATAGCCCGCTTGCATCTGGAAGACTAACGCGAGATTGGTCGGAAACAACGCTTCGTGCTGAAACTGATCAAGTTCAGAGGTCTAAATATGATGCTACTGCTGAAACAGACAGATTAATCGCGAAGCAGGTTGCTACCATTGCCGAGAAACATGGCGTACCTCGCGCCCAAATTGCCCTTGCCTGGTTGCTTCAAAAGGAACCGGTAGCAGCTCCTATTATTGGGGCTACAAAAATATCGCATCTCGAAGATGCAGTACCAGCTCTTTCCATTAAGTTAACAAATGAAGAAATAGCATCACTAGAGGAACCATACGTACCTCATACAGTAGTCGGTCCTTTAGTTTAG
- the katG gene encoding catalase/peroxidase HPI, with the protein MDTKNNANTGACPFGHGGATSNTSSGTSNRDWWPNQLNLNILHQHDRKSNPMGEDFDYAEEFKKLDYYALKQDLRDLMTKSQDWWPADYGHYGPFFIRMSWHAAGTYRIGDGRGGAGTGAQRFAPLNSWPDNGNLDKARRLLWPVKQKYGNKISWADLLVLAGNVAIESMGGKTFGFGAGRPDIWHPEEDIYWGTEAEWLGDKRYTGDRELENPLAAVQMGLIYVNPEGPNGTPDPVASARDIRETFARMGMNDEETVALIAGGHTFGKAHGAGDAAHVGPEPEAAPIEAQGLGWLSTHGSGKGHDTITSGIEGAWTANPTQWDNGYFDLLFKYQWWLTKSPAGAYQWLAVNPDEKDLAPDAEDPSIKVPTMMTTADMALRYDPEYEKISRRFHQNPEEFAEVFARAWFKLLHRDMGPKARYLGPEVPKEDLIWQDPVPTADYELTDAEVEELKGKVLNSGLTVSELVTTAWASASTFRGSDMRGGANGARIRLAPQKDWEVNQPEQLAKVLNVLEDIQSKSKKKVSIADLIVLGGNAAIEKAAQEAGFDVTVPFAPGRGDATQEQTDVEGFAVLEPIADGFRNYQKKQYTISPEELLVDKAQLLNLGAPEMTVLIGGMRVLSTNHGGTEHGVFTERVGTLTNDFFVNLLDMGVEWKPVEENVYVGRDRKTGKIVRTATRVDLVFGSNSVLRSIAEVYAQDDNKEKFVRDFIAAWVKVMNADRFDLKLKKAQLTRN; encoded by the coding sequence ATGGACACTAAAAACAATGCTAATACTGGAGCATGCCCGTTTGGTCACGGAGGTGCTACTAGTAACACATCTAGTGGTACCTCAAACCGAGACTGGTGGCCAAATCAGTTAAACTTAAACATTCTTCATCAGCATGACAGAAAATCTAACCCTATGGGAGAAGACTTTGATTATGCAGAGGAATTTAAGAAATTAGACTACTATGCTCTTAAGCAGGATCTACGTGATCTAATGACAAAAAGTCAAGATTGGTGGCCTGCTGACTATGGACATTATGGTCCATTCTTTATCCGTATGTCTTGGCATGCTGCAGGTACATATCGGATAGGTGACGGCCGGGGTGGTGCTGGAACGGGTGCACAGCGTTTTGCTCCACTGAACAGCTGGCCAGATAACGGCAACCTGGATAAAGCCCGTAGACTATTATGGCCGGTTAAGCAAAAGTATGGCAACAAGATCTCATGGGCTGACTTGCTTGTTCTAGCAGGCAATGTTGCCATTGAATCAATGGGTGGCAAGACTTTTGGATTTGGAGCAGGACGCCCAGACATTTGGCATCCAGAAGAAGACATCTACTGGGGGACAGAAGCCGAATGGCTTGGAGACAAACGGTACACTGGTGATCGTGAGCTTGAAAATCCACTAGCTGCTGTTCAGATGGGTCTTATTTATGTAAACCCAGAAGGTCCAAATGGTACCCCTGATCCTGTTGCTAGTGCTCGTGACATTCGCGAAACCTTTGCCCGAATGGGAATGAACGATGAAGAAACGGTAGCATTAATTGCAGGCGGTCATACGTTTGGTAAGGCACATGGTGCAGGAGATGCTGCTCATGTTGGTCCAGAACCAGAGGCTGCTCCAATTGAAGCGCAAGGATTAGGTTGGTTAAGCACTCACGGCAGCGGTAAGGGTCACGACACAATCACCAGTGGTATTGAAGGTGCTTGGACTGCTAATCCAACACAGTGGGACAATGGTTACTTTGATCTATTGTTTAAATATCAATGGTGGCTTACAAAGAGTCCTGCAGGTGCTTATCAGTGGCTTGCTGTGAATCCAGATGAGAAGGATCTTGCACCGGATGCAGAAGATCCATCCATTAAAGTTCCAACGATGATGACCACCGCAGATATGGCATTACGATACGATCCCGAATACGAAAAGATCTCCCGTCGTTTCCATCAGAATCCAGAAGAATTTGCAGAGGTGTTTGCTCGTGCATGGTTCAAGCTTCTTCACCGTGACATGGGTCCTAAAGCAAGATATTTAGGACCAGAGGTTCCGAAAGAAGATCTTATCTGGCAAGACCCTGTACCAACAGCTGATTATGAATTAACAGATGCTGAGGTAGAAGAACTTAAAGGGAAAGTTCTAAACTCAGGACTTACCGTCAGCGAGTTAGTAACCACTGCTTGGGCTTCCGCTAGTACTTTCCGTGGCTCAGATATGCGTGGCGGCGCTAATGGTGCCCGCATCCGTCTTGCTCCACAGAAGGATTGGGAAGTGAATCAGCCGGAACAGCTTGCCAAAGTACTTAATGTCCTAGAAGACATTCAAAGTAAATCGAAAAAGAAGGTCAGCATTGCTGATTTGATTGTTTTAGGTGGTAATGCGGCGATAGAAAAGGCAGCGCAAGAAGCTGGCTTTGATGTGACAGTTCCTTTTGCTCCTGGACGGGGTGATGCAACACAAGAACAAACCGATGTGGAAGGATTTGCAGTGCTAGAGCCTATTGCGGATGGTTTCCGCAACTATCAGAAGAAGCAATATACTATAAGTCCGGAGGAACTCCTAGTAGACAAGGCACAACTTCTAAACCTAGGTGCACCAGAAATGACGGTACTGATAGGGGGTATGCGTGTTCTAAGTACAAATCATGGCGGCACTGAACACGGTGTATTCACTGAACGAGTAGGAACACTCACGAACGACTTCTTTGTTAACTTACTTGACATGGGAGTAGAGTGGAAGCCTGTAGAAGAAAACGTCTATGTAGGACGTGATCGAAAAACAGGGAAAATAGTGCGTACAGCGACTAGAGTCGACCTCGTGTTTGGCTCAAATTCTGTTCTTCGCTCAATTGCAGAAGTTTATGCTCAAGATGATAACAAAGAGAAGTTTGTACGTGACTTTATTGCGGCCTGGGTTAAGGTAATGAACGCAGATCGCTTCGACCTTAAGTTGAAGAAAGCTCAATTGACAAGGAATTAA
- a CDS encoding ROK family transcriptional regulator translates to MEIGVAAYLKKKNRSLILSEIIKHRKISRSDLASITKLTKATISSQVANLLEEDIIFESHEEYNNVGRKPIMLSLSPHAGYALGIDLDYRNIRFTISDLLGRQVLSDNVELVNSDYDKTLYILIDQIKGYQEKFSHSRFGIVGVAIGIHGTVKNDGTISFVPQHKWYNKDLKGDLEKNVDIDVYVENNANLCSFAEKVFYFHQSENLISICMYSGIGLGFLIKGELVKGYNGYAGEMGHMIIKPNGQPCNCGKSGCWELYASEVSFIQQLSNKLDNSNLTYQDIGDLVNEKNPVVMIQVDEFISYISIGLNNIINILNPETLVINSELLKLFPEAPSQIKSNLSNSISNYKELFISDLGINACVMGACALTIKNFLEIPELSLTIEKNVVDIPKMEVLIKHQKISDELIKTMGL, encoded by the coding sequence ATGGAAATTGGTGTTGCGGCCTATCTTAAGAAGAAAAATAGGAGCTTGATTTTAAGTGAAATTATTAAACATAGGAAAATTTCTAGGTCTGATTTAGCTAGTATCACAAAATTAACGAAAGCAACAATTTCTTCACAGGTAGCCAATTTATTAGAGGAAGATATAATTTTCGAATCTCATGAAGAGTATAACAACGTGGGAAGAAAGCCGATTATGCTTTCTCTCAGTCCCCATGCTGGTTATGCTTTAGGAATCGATTTGGATTATCGAAATATTAGATTTACCATATCTGATTTATTGGGAAGACAAGTCCTTTCAGATAATGTAGAGTTAGTAAATTCAGATTACGATAAGACTCTTTATATCTTAATCGACCAAATTAAAGGATACCAAGAAAAATTTTCTCATAGTCGTTTTGGAATTGTTGGTGTTGCCATTGGGATTCATGGAACTGTGAAGAATGACGGAACCATTAGTTTTGTTCCACAACATAAATGGTATAACAAGGACCTAAAAGGGGACCTAGAGAAAAATGTAGATATCGATGTTTATGTCGAGAATAATGCAAATTTATGTTCATTTGCAGAAAAAGTATTTTATTTTCATCAAAGTGAAAACTTAATTAGTATCTGTATGTATTCTGGGATAGGATTAGGATTTTTAATCAAAGGAGAACTGGTAAAAGGGTATAATGGTTATGCAGGTGAAATGGGTCACATGATTATCAAACCTAATGGGCAACCATGTAATTGTGGGAAATCGGGTTGCTGGGAGTTGTATGCTTCTGAGGTTAGCTTTATTCAACAATTATCCAATAAACTAGATAATTCAAATTTGACATACCAGGATATTGGAGATCTTGTTAATGAAAAAAATCCAGTAGTTATGATTCAAGTAGACGAGTTTATAAGTTATATATCAATCGGCCTAAATAACATTATTAATATCCTTAATCCTGAAACACTGGTTATAAATAGTGAATTATTGAAACTGTTTCCTGAAGCACCGAGTCAAATTAAATCAAACTTAAGTAATTCGATAAGCAATTATAAAGAGTTATTCATTTCAGACCTTGGTATAAATGCATGTGTAATGGGTGCTTGTGCTCTAACAATAAAGAATTTTTTAGAAATACCAGAATTAAGCTTAACAATTGAAAAGAATGTTGTCGATATTCCTAAAATGGAAGTTTTAATAAAGCACCAAAAAATAAGTGACGAACTAATAAAAACCATGGGTTTATAA
- a CDS encoding SDR family oxidoreductase encodes MKVLDKVIIVTGAGGGIGRELVLNLLSKGARVAAVDINRDALEETITQAGEKRNKLSTHIVNLTEREAVEALPDQVIAHHGAVDGIINNAGIIQPFVYVNDLDMDKIKLVMDINFYGTLYMTKTFLPYLLKRPVGHITNISSMGGFLPVPGQSIYGASKAAVKLMTEGLQAELKDTNVKVTVVFPGGVGTDIMRNSGVEGSTNANASEQDISKLLTPKEAAEIIVNGMETDQYRVLAGKDSKLMDKLYRLSPKRAVGLIAKNMKNLIEIK; translated from the coding sequence ATGAAAGTTTTAGACAAAGTGATTATTGTTACTGGAGCTGGCGGCGGTATAGGGCGTGAATTAGTCCTTAACCTCCTTTCTAAAGGGGCGAGAGTTGCTGCTGTTGACATTAACAGAGATGCACTTGAAGAAACAATTACTCAGGCTGGTGAAAAAAGGAATAAATTATCCACACACATCGTGAATTTAACAGAAAGAGAGGCAGTTGAGGCACTTCCCGATCAAGTCATCGCCCATCATGGCGCAGTAGATGGAATTATTAATAATGCTGGGATTATTCAGCCGTTCGTCTATGTCAATGACCTAGACATGGATAAAATCAAATTGGTGATGGATATTAATTTTTACGGGACGCTTTATATGACAAAGACGTTCCTGCCTTATCTGTTAAAAAGACCAGTAGGACATATCACGAACATTTCTAGTATGGGAGGATTTCTTCCTGTTCCCGGCCAATCTATATACGGTGCATCCAAGGCTGCGGTTAAACTGATGACCGAAGGATTGCAGGCGGAACTTAAAGATACAAATGTAAAAGTAACAGTTGTTTTTCCAGGTGGTGTGGGTACAGATATTATGAGAAATTCTGGGGTAGAAGGTTCTACTAATGCGAATGCAAGCGAACAAGATATCTCTAAATTATTAACACCAAAGGAAGCCGCCGAAATCATTGTGAATGGAATGGAAACAGATCAATACAGAGTATTAGCAGGTAAAGACTCTAAGCTCATGGATAAACTGTATCGTTTGAGTCCCAAACGAGCAGTTGGGCTGATTGCTAAAAATATGAAAAATCTAATTGAGATAAAATAA